A genomic stretch from Larus michahellis chromosome 7, bLarMic1.1, whole genome shotgun sequence includes:
- the LOC141746581 gene encoding helix-loop-helix protein 13-like translates to MEELCYGFEQEDSTLEFLFWDQTDPNTELDTVLPDCSSLADQFSPWPSPADPPALGERAGGAAGREGGAELDSSPPPPPAGHLRQRQAANIRERKRMLNINSAFDQLRCHVPTFPYEKRLSKIDTLRLAIAYIALLGEILLSGCDPKSYVERCLKNGLQSQEQATWNTSGE, encoded by the coding sequence ATGGAGGAACTTTGTTATGGCTTCGAGCAGGAAGACTCCACTCTTGAATTTCTCTTCTGGGACCAGACAGATCCCAACACTGAGTTGGACACCGTCCTACCGGACTGCTCCTCCCTGGCAGACCAGTTCTCGCCTTGGCCCTCCCCTGCTGACCCGCCGGCCCTGGGGGAGCGGGCGGGTGGAGCGGCCGGGCGGGAGGGGGGTGCTGAACTGGAcagctccccgccgccgccgcccgccggccaCCTCCGCCAGCGCCAGGCCGCCAACATCCGCGAGAGGAAGAGGATGCTCAACATCAACTCGGCCTTCGACCAGCTCAGGTGCCACGTACCAACCTTCCCGTACGAGAAGCGCCTCTCCAAAATCGACACGCTCCGGTTGGCCATTGCCTACATCGCTCTCCTTGGCGAGATCCTCCTCTCCGGGTGCGACCCCAAATCCTACGTGGAGCGGTGCCTGAAGAACGGTTTGCAAAGCCAAGAGCAGGCAACCTGGAATACAAGTGGTGAGTGA